Proteins encoded in a region of the Sphingopyxis sp. OAS728 genome:
- a CDS encoding glycosyltransferase family 4 protein, with protein MRIAMVAPIAWRTPPRHYGPWELVTSLLTEALVAKGIDVTLFATLDSITSATLAGVVPAPYSDDPAIDAKVWEHRHLAHIFERADEFDIIHNQADFPAHAFSALVATPMVTTIHGFSSERILPMYKPYEDRVHYVAISAADRHPDLRYAATIHHGIVPGDFPLDPVSSDDLLFFGRIHPDKGTAEAIEVARRTGRRLHIYGIVQDQAYYEREVLPHVDGKAIIFHGPVGGEARVAALGKAYALLHIINFDEPFGLSVIEAMACGTPVIAQRRGSMPELIENGVNGYLVDGVETAVAAVGKIDAVDRRQVSESVARRFSVGRMADEYIALYEHILTGRGRKWGAGRCL; from the coding sequence ATGCGCATCGCGATGGTCGCTCCGATCGCCTGGCGCACCCCGCCGCGCCACTATGGGCCATGGGAGCTCGTCACCAGTCTGCTTACTGAAGCGCTCGTCGCGAAGGGCATCGATGTCACGCTCTTCGCGACCCTCGACAGCATCACGTCGGCGACGCTCGCCGGCGTCGTCCCCGCACCCTATTCCGACGATCCCGCGATCGATGCGAAAGTCTGGGAGCATCGGCATCTCGCGCATATCTTCGAACGCGCCGACGAATTCGATATCATTCACAACCAGGCCGATTTTCCCGCCCACGCCTTTTCGGCGCTGGTCGCCACGCCGATGGTGACTACGATCCATGGCTTCTCCTCCGAGCGGATTCTGCCGATGTACAAGCCGTATGAGGACCGCGTTCATTATGTCGCGATCAGCGCCGCCGACCGCCATCCCGACCTGCGCTACGCCGCGACGATCCATCATGGCATCGTGCCCGGAGATTTTCCGCTCGACCCCGTCAGCAGCGACGATCTGCTCTTCTTCGGGCGCATCCATCCCGACAAGGGCACCGCGGAGGCGATCGAGGTCGCGCGGCGCACGGGACGCCGGCTGCATATCTACGGCATCGTCCAGGACCAGGCATATTATGAGCGCGAGGTTCTGCCGCATGTCGACGGCAAAGCCATCATTTTCCACGGCCCGGTCGGCGGCGAGGCACGCGTCGCGGCACTCGGCAAAGCCTATGCTCTCCTTCACATCATCAATTTCGACGAGCCCTTCGGTCTCTCGGTTATCGAAGCGATGGCGTGCGGCACGCCGGTGATTGCGCAGCGACGCGGATCGATGCCCGAACTGATCGAGAATGGCGTCAACGGCTACCTTGTCGACGGCGTCGAAACAGCGGTAGCCGCGGTCGGCAAGATCGATGCGGTCGACCGTCGCCAAGTCTCCGAAAGCGTCGCGCGGCGCTTTTCTGTCGGCCGTATGGCGGACGAATATATAGCGCTGTATGAGCATATTCTGACCGGGCGGGGAAGAAAGTGGGGCGCCGGAAGATGTCTGTAG
- a CDS encoding DUF4142 domain-containing protein, translating to MKSPYILTLALLLAGCGAAETPAPAETADVADATVPEAGSPPAAPPAAAVVDAATYIGKAGAGDLWEIESSKALLAKSANADVKRFAEMMIDHHTKSTAKVKAAAAEARLEVPIPKLDAAQQKMLDEIKAADVAGVDAVYLAHQKTAHDAALALHQGYATSGDTGSLKKAASEIVPVVEAHRADLAKLDPKS from the coding sequence ATGAAAAGCCCCTATATTCTGACGCTCGCCCTTCTGCTCGCCGGATGCGGCGCTGCCGAGACCCCCGCCCCGGCGGAAACGGCCGACGTCGCTGATGCGACAGTGCCCGAGGCCGGGAGCCCGCCCGCGGCGCCGCCCGCCGCCGCCGTGGTCGATGCCGCCACCTATATCGGCAAGGCCGGTGCCGGCGATCTTTGGGAGATCGAATCGTCGAAAGCGCTGCTTGCCAAATCGGCCAACGCCGACGTGAAGCGGTTCGCCGAGATGATGATCGACCATCACACGAAATCGACCGCGAAAGTGAAGGCCGCCGCAGCGGAGGCGAGGTTGGAAGTGCCCATTCCAAAGCTCGACGCCGCGCAGCAGAAGATGCTCGATGAAATCAAGGCCGCCGACGTTGCCGGCGTCGATGCCGTCTATCTTGCCCACCAGAAGACCGCGCACGATGCAGCGCTGGCGCTGCATCAGGGCTATGCCACGAGCGGCGACACAGGCAGCCTGAAGAAGGCGGCTAGTGAGATCGTTCCCGTCGTCGAGGCGCACCGCGCCGACCTTGCAAAGCTTGATCCCAAGAGCTGA
- a CDS encoding esterase/lipase family protein, with protein sequence MTVSQSTRTASAGAAKAPSAWLAAAELPRAAAEFGLLAASYGGLVHAAARGDGHPVLVLPGLLASDRSTAALRSVLTKLGYDARPWRLGRNRGPRAIGASGERLMAEVEAIFNETGRKISLVGWSLGGIFARLIARRMPANIRQVITLGSPFRDDGEATNAAKLFELASGTRRDDRLNRAILAELATPSTVPSSAIYSRTDGVCAWQVCCETPAARRENIEVYGSHCGLGVNPSVIYAVADRLAQDESEWAPFQPSPWSAWAYPAAGHA encoded by the coding sequence ATGACCGTCTCACAATCAACTCGCACCGCGAGTGCCGGCGCTGCCAAGGCGCCATCCGCCTGGCTCGCCGCCGCCGAACTCCCGCGCGCGGCTGCCGAATTCGGGCTCCTCGCCGCCAGCTATGGCGGCCTTGTCCACGCGGCCGCGCGCGGCGACGGCCATCCGGTCCTCGTCCTGCCGGGGCTACTCGCGAGCGACCGGTCGACCGCAGCTCTGCGGTCGGTCCTGACAAAGCTTGGCTATGATGCGCGGCCGTGGAGGCTCGGGCGCAATCGGGGGCCGCGCGCGATCGGAGCAAGCGGTGAGCGTCTCATGGCCGAGGTTGAAGCGATCTTCAACGAGACCGGGAGAAAGATCAGCCTTGTCGGCTGGAGTCTTGGCGGCATCTTTGCGCGCCTCATCGCCCGGCGCATGCCGGCCAACATCCGGCAGGTCATTACCCTCGGCTCGCCTTTTCGGGACGATGGCGAGGCGACCAATGCCGCAAAACTCTTCGAGCTTGCGAGCGGGACGCGCCGCGACGACCGCCTCAATCGTGCGATATTGGCCGAGCTCGCGACGCCGTCGACCGTGCCATCCTCTGCAATTTACAGTCGGACAGACGGGGTCTGCGCCTGGCAGGTTTGCTGCGAGACGCCCGCGGCGCGGCGCGAGAATATCGAAGTTTATGGCAGCCACTGCGGCCTCGGGGTCAACCCGAGCGTGATCTACGCAGTGGCCGACCGGCTTGCGCAGGACGAGAGCGAATGGGCGCCATTCCAGCCTTCCCCTTGGTCGGCATGGGCCTATCCCGCGGCCGGTCATGCTTAG
- a CDS encoding DUF1989 domain-containing protein yields the protein MPVAPAHAAPTTIPPRSGVAFQLAKGDILKVTDPEGGQVSDMLAFLARDTRECLSNGRTLDYEETIRLTAGHRLWSNRSNPMLEIIEDSVGVHDFLLTPCSEATFRQFYADKPVHRGCFGNLAEALAPYGVEPDAIPVAFNIFMNVPVDPEGRLRVLPPMTRPGDFIRLRALDDLVIGLTACSAYDSCGGSFKPIDYAIE from the coding sequence GTGCCCGTAGCGCCCGCCCATGCCGCCCCGACGACGATCCCGCCGCGATCGGGCGTTGCCTTTCAGCTTGCGAAGGGCGACATTCTTAAGGTGACCGATCCCGAAGGCGGGCAGGTCAGCGACATGCTCGCTTTTCTCGCACGCGATACGCGCGAATGCCTCTCGAACGGCCGCACGCTCGACTATGAGGAAACGATCCGTCTCACGGCGGGCCACCGGCTCTGGTCGAACCGTTCGAACCCCATGCTCGAGATCATTGAGGACAGCGTCGGTGTGCACGATTTTCTTCTCACGCCCTGTAGCGAGGCGACCTTCCGCCAGTTCTACGCCGACAAGCCCGTTCACCGCGGCTGCTTCGGAAATCTCGCGGAAGCGCTCGCCCCCTATGGCGTCGAACCCGATGCGATTCCGGTTGCCTTCAACATCTTCATGAACGTGCCGGTCGATCCGGAGGGAAGGCTTCGCGTGCTGCCGCCGATGACGCGACCAGGCGATTTTATCCGGTTGCGCGCGCTTGACGATCTCGTGATCGGGCTGACCGCCTGCTCCGCCTATGACAGTTGCGGCGGAAGCTTCAAGCCGATCGACTACGCCATCGAATGA
- a CDS encoding NAD(P)/FAD-dependent oxidoreductase produces MTPGQRESGGAAPLDVLVVGAGPAGLTAAMYLGRYRRRIRIVHDGRSRALWIPLTRNVPGFPEGVKGIDLIERMTEHARRYGATIEEARVTDIVRRGDDLFVAALSSGGRLEARGVILATGVETHLATLDAGDHMQAVADGVLRYCPICDGFEHRGERIAVLGSDLHGAAEAMFLRQFSRHVTLIPKWQATLTDAARDELSASGVDVVEARVDRLEAGPDSIIVSLEGEDAPRRFDILYPAFGSTPRSDLAERLGAILDTQRCLPFAAFSDGLLPGLYAAGDLLEGLDQISTAMGQGAMAATRLHNWLRERDGHILAAQHET; encoded by the coding sequence TTGACGCCGGGGCAGCGGGAATCAGGAGGGGCGGCACCGCTCGATGTGCTGGTCGTCGGCGCCGGCCCGGCCGGGCTCACGGCTGCCATGTATCTTGGACGGTACCGGCGGCGGATCCGCATTGTCCATGACGGCCGCTCGCGCGCCCTGTGGATTCCGTTGACGCGTAACGTGCCGGGCTTTCCGGAAGGCGTCAAAGGCATCGACCTGATCGAACGGATGACCGAACACGCGCGGCGCTATGGCGCCACAATCGAAGAGGCGCGCGTGACGGACATCGTTCGGCGCGGGGACGATCTGTTTGTCGCCGCGCTTTCGAGCGGCGGGCGGCTCGAGGCGCGCGGGGTTATCCTCGCGACGGGCGTCGAGACCCATCTCGCGACGCTCGACGCAGGCGACCACATGCAGGCCGTGGCCGACGGGGTCCTGCGCTACTGCCCGATCTGCGACGGTTTCGAACATCGGGGCGAGCGCATCGCGGTGCTGGGCTCGGATCTGCACGGCGCCGCCGAAGCCATGTTCCTTCGCCAGTTTTCTCGCCATGTGACGCTGATCCCGAAGTGGCAGGCGACGCTGACCGACGCGGCGCGAGATGAACTTTCGGCGAGCGGCGTGGACGTCGTAGAGGCACGGGTGGACCGCCTCGAGGCCGGGCCGGACTCGATCATCGTGTCGCTCGAGGGCGAAGACGCGCCTCGTCGCTTCGATATTCTTTACCCGGCCTTTGGATCGACACCGCGCAGCGATCTCGCGGAAAGGCTCGGCGCGATCCTGGACACGCAGCGCTGCCTGCCCTTTGCCGCCTTCTCCGACGGTCTGCTTCCAGGCCTGTACGCCGCAGGGGATCTGCTCGAAGGCCTGGACCAGATCAGTACGGCTATGGGACAGGGCGCGATGGCGGCGACACGGCTCCACAACTGGCTGCGCGAGCGCGATGGGCACATATTGGCCGCGCAGCATGAGACATGA
- a CDS encoding DUF6766 family protein, whose translation MQRLKDNGLTIVLLLLFAGSIAGQWLTGWHVAVEDAVRHGEPAMTLGAYSFSPEFLSSVFENWESEFLQMSAYVVLTAMLIQKGSAESKDPDDPPRDQNLEAQALQPGAPAVLRKGRLARALYARSLGIALFLLFLLSFVVHWTQSAAAAANEAREHGEAVQSTIAYLGDPQLWFESFQNWQSEFLSTAILVLLSIFLRQRESPESKAVAAPHSETGA comes from the coding sequence ATGCAACGGCTTAAAGACAATGGCCTCACCATCGTGCTGCTTCTGCTTTTCGCGGGAAGCATCGCCGGGCAGTGGCTGACGGGCTGGCATGTCGCGGTCGAAGACGCGGTGCGACATGGCGAGCCCGCAATGACGCTCGGCGCCTATAGCTTCAGTCCGGAGTTCCTGTCGTCGGTCTTTGAAAACTGGGAAAGCGAGTTCCTTCAGATGTCGGCCTATGTCGTCCTGACCGCGATGCTGATCCAGAAGGGCTCCGCCGAATCGAAGGACCCCGACGATCCCCCGCGCGACCAGAACCTCGAGGCGCAGGCCCTGCAACCCGGGGCGCCGGCGGTGCTTCGCAAAGGGCGCCTGGCGCGCGCGCTGTACGCGCGCTCGCTGGGCATCGCGCTCTTCCTGCTCTTCCTGCTCTCGTTCGTGGTCCACTGGACGCAGAGCGCCGCTGCGGCGGCGAACGAAGCGCGCGAGCATGGCGAGGCGGTGCAATCGACGATCGCCTATCTCGGCGATCCGCAGCTGTGGTTCGAAAGCTTCCAGAACTGGCAGAGCGAATTTCTCTCGACCGCGATTCTCGTCCTGCTCTCGATATTCCTGCGCCAGCGCGAATCTCCGGAATCGAAAGCGGTCGCCGCGCCGCATTCCGAGACGGGCGCTTGA
- a CDS encoding PRC-barrel domain-containing protein yields the protein MLADAAGWIAPVATMVAAMMTAANLGARITGWGFVVFAVGSVAWSVVGISSGQTNLLATNIFLTFVNLVGIWRWLGRQRVYEDGAEAAARRSSRAGGPSLFPATGIAGMPVSDDRGEAVGRAVEAMIECASGRVNYVVVASGGIAGVEEQLRSVAIAHLDCHSDGLILLESRAAFERRAPLEQGRWPATVALSQKMQSDNGHRHDAGRQRETDNATA from the coding sequence ATGCTGGCTGATGCCGCCGGTTGGATCGCACCGGTCGCGACGATGGTCGCGGCGATGATGACGGCGGCCAATCTCGGGGCGCGGATAACCGGCTGGGGCTTTGTCGTTTTCGCCGTCGGCTCGGTTGCTTGGTCGGTCGTCGGCATTTCATCCGGCCAGACCAATCTTCTCGCGACCAACATCTTCCTGACCTTCGTTAATCTCGTCGGCATCTGGCGCTGGCTCGGCCGCCAGCGTGTCTATGAGGACGGCGCCGAGGCGGCCGCGCGGCGAAGCAGCAGGGCAGGCGGGCCTTCGCTGTTTCCGGCCACCGGAATCGCCGGGATGCCCGTCAGCGACGATCGCGGCGAGGCGGTCGGCCGCGCAGTTGAAGCGATGATCGAATGCGCTTCGGGGCGCGTGAATTATGTCGTCGTGGCGTCGGGCGGAATTGCGGGTGTCGAAGAGCAATTGCGGTCCGTCGCGATAGCGCATCTCGACTGTCACTCGGACGGGCTGATCCTGCTTGAGAGCCGCGCCGCGTTCGAACGGCGCGCGCCATTGGAGCAGGGCCGATGGCCTGCGACCGTCGCCCTGTCGCAGAAGATGCAATCAGACAATGGCCATCGACATGACGCCGGCCGCCAGCGGGAGACCGATAATGCAACGGCTTAA
- a CDS encoding Crp/Fnr family transcriptional regulator encodes MFTDRFLRQRRGAELSTAERERLEAAISEVRSIAARKTIARTGETLAHSTLLVDGIMSRYLDDSRGLRQLVAIHLPGDFLDLHGFPLHSLDHDVASLTHATVAIVPHAQLEAIAEDMPGLTRKLWYATLLDAAIHRAWLFRLGRLDALGRIAHFLCETSARLFAAGLSDGRRFALALTQSDIGEICGLTTVHVNRVIRQLREERLCIFRSSLVEILDPSALATRGEFDPASLYIEDSENILPTTKRLRR; translated from the coding sequence ATGTTTACCGACCGCTTCCTGAGGCAACGGCGCGGAGCCGAGCTCAGCACCGCCGAGCGCGAACGGCTCGAGGCGGCCATCAGCGAGGTTCGGAGCATCGCAGCGCGCAAAACGATCGCCCGCACGGGAGAAACGCTGGCGCACAGCACGCTGCTTGTCGACGGGATCATGTCGCGCTACCTCGACGACAGTCGCGGCCTCCGGCAACTGGTTGCGATCCACTTGCCCGGCGACTTCCTCGACCTGCATGGCTTCCCGCTTCACAGTCTCGATCACGACGTCGCGTCTCTCACGCATGCGACGGTGGCTATCGTCCCGCATGCGCAGCTCGAGGCCATTGCCGAGGACATGCCGGGCCTCACGCGAAAGCTGTGGTATGCGACCCTCCTCGATGCTGCGATTCATCGCGCGTGGCTGTTCCGCCTCGGGCGGCTCGATGCGCTGGGCCGCATCGCCCACTTTCTCTGCGAGACCAGCGCCCGCCTTTTCGCCGCCGGTCTTAGCGACGGGCGGCGCTTCGCGCTCGCGCTGACCCAGTCCGACATCGGCGAAATCTGCGGCCTTACGACGGTCCATGTAAACCGCGTCATCCGACAGTTGCGGGAAGAGCGGCTGTGCATCTTCCGGTCGTCGCTCGTCGAAATTCTCGACCCATCCGCCCTTGCGACACGGGGCGAGTTCGACCCGGCCTCCCTCTATATCGAGGATAGTGAAAATATTCTCCCCACCACGAAAAGGTTACGACGATGA
- a CDS encoding catalase, giving the protein MARTETSKPTAKSSNAKASSAPAAGPTRSPADIAGADVAGETPKKAPAIPADAPISNSFSELQGGGGETRQTTESGAPALTTQQGAPVADDQNSLKQGARGPTLLEDFHFREKIFHFDHERIPERVVHARGYGAHGYFELTDSLAEYSRADIFQRVGERTPAFVRFSTVAGSKGSFDLARDVRGFAVKLYTQEGNWDLVGNNIPVFFIQDAIKFPDLVHAVKPEPDRAFPQAQSAHDNFWDFVSLMPESFHMIMWIMSDRAIPRSFRTMEGFGVHSFRLINAEGKAVFVKFHWKPKQGLQSVVWNEAVKINGADPDFHRRDLWDAINGGDFPEWELGVQLFDDDFADSFDFDILDATKIIPEELVPIRVIGRLVLDRVVDNFFAETEQVAFCTQNVPPGIDFSNDPLLQGRNFSYLDTQIKRLGGPNFTHIPINAPKCPMAHFQQDGHMAMRNPKGRANYEPNSWGPTQGGPREDPVRGFQSFADELEGPKQRVRSESFADHYSQARQFFISQTPIEQKHIGDALVFELSKVERPDIRARTVSHLRNIDAGLAATVADGLGIALPDAAPAARQPITDLPPSDPLSILKNGPDSFKGRKLGILMSDGANPTIFKALVKALDAEGAVYEVVAPKIGGVTLADGTKVAARHKIDGGPSVLFDAVAILVSEEGAAELAADATAKDFASDAFAHCKFIGMTAEAEAIFAAAGLADDLDEACIPLAKAGDAAPFVEACRALRHWPRELVVDLDAKTKV; this is encoded by the coding sequence ATGGCCCGAACAGAAACTTCGAAACCGACCGCAAAATCGTCCAATGCGAAGGCGTCCTCCGCGCCCGCAGCCGGGCCGACCCGATCGCCTGCCGACATCGCGGGCGCCGACGTCGCCGGCGAGACGCCGAAAAAGGCACCGGCGATCCCCGCAGATGCCCCGATCAGCAACAGCTTCAGCGAACTGCAAGGCGGCGGCGGCGAAACGCGCCAGACCACCGAGAGTGGCGCCCCGGCGCTCACCACCCAGCAGGGTGCGCCGGTCGCCGACGATCAGAACAGCCTGAAGCAGGGCGCGCGCGGCCCGACGCTGCTCGAGGACTTCCACTTCCGCGAGAAGATCTTCCACTTCGATCATGAGCGCATCCCCGAACGTGTCGTCCACGCGCGCGGCTATGGCGCGCACGGCTATTTCGAACTGACCGACAGTCTCGCCGAATATAGCCGCGCCGATATCTTCCAGCGCGTCGGCGAGCGCACCCCCGCCTTCGTGCGTTTCTCGACCGTCGCGGGATCGAAGGGCAGCTTCGATCTCGCGCGCGACGTGCGCGGTTTCGCGGTCAAGCTCTACACACAGGAAGGCAATTGGGATCTCGTCGGGAACAATATCCCCGTTTTCTTCATCCAGGATGCGATCAAATTCCCCGACCTGGTCCACGCCGTAAAGCCCGAGCCCGACCGTGCCTTCCCGCAGGCGCAGTCGGCGCATGACAATTTCTGGGATTTTGTCAGCCTGATGCCCGAGAGCTTCCACATGATCATGTGGATCATGTCCGACCGGGCGATCCCGCGCTCGTTCCGGACGATGGAAGGCTTCGGCGTTCACAGCTTCCGGCTCATCAATGCCGAAGGCAAGGCGGTGTTCGTCAAATTCCACTGGAAGCCCAAGCAGGGGCTGCAATCGGTCGTGTGGAACGAGGCGGTCAAGATCAATGGCGCCGATCCCGATTTCCATCGCCGCGACCTGTGGGATGCGATCAACGGCGGCGACTTCCCCGAGTGGGAGCTCGGCGTCCAGCTGTTCGACGATGATTTCGCCGACAGCTTCGATTTCGACATACTCGACGCGACAAAGATCATTCCGGAGGAGCTTGTCCCCATCCGGGTGATCGGAAGGCTTGTTCTCGACCGCGTTGTCGACAATTTCTTTGCCGAGACCGAGCAGGTCGCCTTCTGCACGCAGAATGTCCCGCCGGGCATCGACTTCTCGAACGATCCGCTGCTCCAGGGCCGCAACTTCTCCTATCTCGACACCCAGATCAAACGCCTCGGCGGGCCCAATTTTACCCATATCCCGATCAATGCGCCGAAGTGCCCGATGGCGCATTTCCAGCAGGACGGGCATATGGCGATGCGCAACCCGAAAGGCCGCGCGAATTACGAGCCGAACAGCTGGGGGCCGACGCAAGGCGGTCCGCGCGAGGATCCGGTGCGCGGTTTCCAGAGCTTTGCCGACGAGCTCGAGGGGCCGAAACAGCGCGTGCGCTCCGAAAGCTTCGCCGATCATTATAGCCAGGCGCGGCAATTTTTCATCAGTCAGACGCCGATCGAACAGAAACATATCGGCGATGCGCTGGTGTTCGAGCTCTCGAAGGTAGAACGTCCCGACATCCGCGCACGCACCGTCTCGCATCTGCGCAACATCGATGCCGGCCTCGCCGCGACCGTCGCCGACGGCCTCGGCATCGCGCTCCCCGATGCCGCACCCGCAGCGCGCCAGCCGATCACCGACCTGCCGCCTTCGGACCCGCTCAGCATTCTCAAGAACGGACCCGACAGCTTCAAGGGCCGCAAGCTCGGCATCTTGATGAGCGATGGCGCCAACCCGACGATCTTCAAGGCCCTGGTAAAGGCGCTCGACGCCGAAGGCGCGGTCTATGAGGTCGTCGCGCCCAAGATCGGCGGCGTGACGCTCGCCGACGGAACCAAGGTCGCGGCAAGACACAAGATCGACGGCGGCCCGTCGGTCCTCTTCGATGCCGTCGCGATCCTCGTCTCGGAAGAAGGCGCCGCCGAGCTCGCGGCCGACGCGACCGCGAAGGATTTCGCAAGCGACGCCTTCGCGCATTGCAAGTTTATCGGCATGACCGCCGAGGCCGAGGCCATCTTCGCGGCCGCCGGGCTTGCCGATGACCTCGACGAAGCCTGTATCCCGCTCGCCAAGGCGGGCGACGCTGCGCCCTTCGTCGAGGCGTGCCGGGCGCTGCGCCACTGGCCGCGCGAACTCGTGGTGGATCTCGACGCCAAGACCAAGGTCTAG
- a CDS encoding methyltransferase codes for MTRLSSLFAAESEAESPAVPADRRERLLDILGYLDGVGYDFIAPTPSTHARVVARAERRMARNLVDALGWSLPVPRGTLDPMLERILGEAGLFAASGESGLHPSLRVSRVEGALFWHSAYPTDAADSVFLGPDSCRFAQFIAGHMPADVATILDYGAGAGVGGIIAAQRAPGALLTIADVNPKALFLASINAEHAAVRHELLHVSSPTEVPGSYDLIVTHPPFMIDTAHRAYRDGGGLHGGQLSLDWSLAGADLLAPGGRFVMHTGAAIVGGTDVLHAALAERLDRTRFSFSYRELDPDIFGDELDKPAYADVERIAAVGVVIDRVGA; via the coding sequence ATGACCCGTTTGAGCAGTTTGTTCGCCGCCGAATCCGAAGCCGAAAGCCCGGCTGTTCCAGCGGATCGACGCGAGCGCCTCCTCGATATTCTCGGCTATCTGGACGGTGTCGGCTATGATTTCATCGCCCCGACGCCCTCGACGCACGCACGCGTGGTCGCCCGCGCTGAGCGCAGGATGGCCCGTAATCTCGTCGACGCCCTCGGCTGGAGCCTGCCGGTGCCCCGCGGGACACTCGATCCGATGCTCGAGCGGATTCTAGGCGAAGCGGGACTGTTCGCCGCGTCGGGCGAAAGCGGTCTTCATCCGAGCCTCCGCGTCTCGCGCGTCGAAGGCGCATTGTTCTGGCATTCGGCCTATCCTACCGACGCGGCGGACTCGGTTTTCCTCGGTCCGGACAGTTGCCGCTTCGCGCAGTTCATCGCCGGGCATATGCCGGCCGACGTTGCGACGATCCTCGACTATGGCGCGGGCGCCGGCGTCGGCGGCATCATCGCCGCGCAGCGCGCGCCGGGCGCGTTGCTGACGATCGCCGACGTCAATCCCAAGGCGCTTTTCCTGGCTTCGATCAATGCAGAGCATGCGGCAGTGCGTCATGAGCTGCTGCACGTATCGAGCCCCACCGAGGTGCCGGGTTCCTACGACCTCATCGTGACGCACCCGCCTTTCATGATCGACACCGCGCACCGTGCTTATCGCGATGGCGGCGGCCTTCACGGAGGCCAGCTCTCGCTTGACTGGTCGCTGGCGGGCGCGGACCTACTCGCGCCGGGCGGCCGGTTCGTGATGCACACCGGCGCCGCGATCGTCGGCGGCACCGACGTGCTTCACGCAGCGCTTGCCGAGCGTCTCGACCGAACGCGATTTTCCTTCAGCTACCGCGAACTTGACCCCGACATTTTCGGCGATGAACTCGACAAGCCGGCTTATGCCGATGTCGAGCGCATCGCAGCGGTCGGCGTCGTCATCGACCGGGTCGGCGCATGA